GACGCCCAACACCGCCACCATTTGATCGATGCCTCGCGGCAGGGATATCGCCACGCAGTCACCTTCTTTAATCCCCTGCTGCTGAAGACCCGCCGCTACAGCAAGCACGCGTTCCCGCAGCTCGCCATAACTGATACCGCCGTGCTGCCCGTCCCATACCGCTATCCGTTGTGGGTAACGGCGCGCCTGGTCAAAGAAGCCCTGATGCAGCAGTACCGGTCCCTGTTGCGGAGCCTCGGTCGCATTGATCTGCTCGCGCACCCGCTGCTGGGCGAGTGGCAACTGTCGTAACGGTGGCAACTGCCAGTCATCATCGGCCAGCAGCTGCAAGGATTGGCAATAGCTGGCAAACATCTGCTCCACCATCTGTGCCGGGAACAGTTCCTCCAGATAATCCCAGCTCAACAGCAGGCCGTCTTCGAGGTCGATAACCTGGTGGTCCAGCCACACCTGCGGCGTCTGGGACAGCGTGAAATCCGGCCATGGCGCGGATTTCGCCAGCGCATCGGCAACGCCGAGCATACTGGTGAACACCACCGGCACGGCGCGCGTTTCACCACCGTGATGTTGCGCCAGCTGGCGCATCACGCTGACAGCCGAGACATCCTGATGATCCAAATCGCGCCAGATTTGCGCCTGCATCCGCTGAGCATGACTGAGCCAACTCTCATCCGCGTTAGCGTGGTATTCCGCCAAAATCAGTGAGGTAAAGTCGCCGATCACCCGGTTGATATCCGGATGGAGTGGCTTACGGTCAAACAGCGTCATATTGACTACCAGCGATCGCTGGCCGCTCCAGCGACTCAACACCTCGGAGAAGCAGGTCAACAGCAGCACTGACGGCGTGATTTGCACCTGGCGCGTCCGTTGCAGGATCTTTTGCCACTGTGCGCTTGCCAATTTCGCCTGGAGACGACGGAAAACAGGTTGAGTCAGCGTGCCCGGTTCAACCTGAGTGGGCAATGCAGGCGCTGGCGGTAACGAGGACAGTCGCTGCTGCCAGTACTGGAGGGATGCAGAGGACGGCCCCTGCTGCTGGCGCAGGCACTGGTAATCGCGGAACCCGACGCTAAGCGGCGGCAAAGGTTCATCAGGGTGCTGGTAGTAATGGAACAGCTCGGTGAACAGCGTCAGCATGCTGAGGCCATCGACAATCAGGTTGTCGAGCAGCACCGCCAGCCGCACCTGGTTATCTCCGTAATGGATGACCTGAACGTCGTAGAGACGCCCGCTCTCGGGGGCGAGTTTCTGTCGCGCCATCTGTTGACGCAATCCAACCAAAGCAGCAGCACCCAGATGATGCTGACGGAAATGGTAGAAAGGCACCTCCTGCATAATCTGCTGCTGGCCGTCGGTGGTGATGCGACAACGCAGCATGTCATGGCGTAACACCAGTTGATGCCATGCCTGCTCCATACGCGCAACATCCATACCCGGCAGTTCATATTCGTTGTAGCACTGCGCCGCGATATCTCCGAGGGTGAACGCTTCCTGCCGCCCCAGCCAGTAAGCCTGCTGCACATCAGTCAGTGGGAAAGGCTGATAGCGGCAGGTTGCATCATGCACTAACAGCTGTTGTTGCGCCGTTGCTTCACGTTTCAGGCTGGCAGCAAATGCGCGTAGCTCAGGGGTGCTGAATAGGGAAGCCAGCGCCCCACGGAAACCCGCCTGTTGCAGGCGGCTCATCAGACGAGTTGCCACCAGACTGTCGCCACCCAGACTGAAGAAGTTATCACTTGCAGCCACGTGTGGTACCGCCAGTAGTTCACACCACAACTGTGCCAGCACGGTCTCCGCCTCGCCACTGATTGGCAGTTTCTCACCGGCATGTGCTGCCAGTTCCAGCTGCTCCGCAATCAGTCGGGTGATAGCTTCACGATCAACCTTGCCATTGGCGGTGAGGGGAATCTGGCTGATTTGCATCAGGTGTTCGGGCACCTCGTAATCCGGCAGGCTGGCCTGCGCTGCCTGTTTTACCGCGACCAGATCAAGCGGCCGGGAGGCCACCAGCGCCGCCGCGAGCTGTCGTGTTGTGCCGGTTAATACCACGGCAACGGCGCTGTCCACCTGCGGCAGACGGCTGAGCGCGCCTTCCACCTCGCCCAATTCAATGCGGTGCCCACGGATCTTGACCTGATTATCGGCACGGCCAAAGAACTCCAGCACACCATCGGGACGATAGCTGGCGACATCGCCGGTGCGATACCAACGGCGTTGCTGCCACGCCACAAACTTCTCTGCGCTGCGCTTTTCATCACCGTAGTAGCCTGTAGCCACTCCGGCCCCACTGACCCACAGCTCGCCTTTGACCCAGTCCGGGCAATCACGTCCCTGCTGGTCCACCACCCGGCACTGCATATTCGCCAGCGGCACACCGTAAGGTGCCGACGCCCACCAAGGATCGTCAGGCTGGATCTCATAACAAGTCGAGTGGATCGCCGCTTCGGTCATCCCACCGAGGGAGACAAAACGCGTCTGCGGCGACAGTTGCCATAAATCCTGCGGCAGCTGACGCACGACCCGATCGCCCCCGACCATCACCAGGCGCAGTACCTGAGTGAGTCCATGCGTTTGAGCCGCAACGGTAATCATCTCGATCAAGGCGGGTACTGCACTGATTACGCTGACCTGCCAGTGGTTAATCAGCGCTACCCAGGCGGCGGCGTCACGCCGTTCCGCCTCGTCCACCACCACCAGCGAAGCGCCACGCCCGAGGAAAGTGAAGATGTCATAGGCAGAAAGGTCAAAATCGAGGGCCGACAGGGTGATGGAGCGATCGTTGTCACTGATGCTGAACAGCGCAGCGACAGCATCAACGGTGTTCGCTACCGCACCATGGCTCACCACCACCCCCTTCGGGGTGCCGGTCGATCCGGAGGTAAAGATGATGTACTTCGCTGCCTCGGCAGGTTGTATGCAGGGGGCTGCCAGTGGCGTTGCCTGTAAGGCTTCACTAAGGCTGGTTACCGCGACGCCCTGTGGCCAACTGAGTTGCTGCAAACTGTTTTCATCGCACAGCACCAGCTTGACCCCGGCATCGCGATAGACCACCGCACGGCGTGCTTCCGGTAAGCTGATGCCGGAGGGTACATAGCAGCCCCCCGCCGCTAACACGCCCAGCACCGCGACAATTTGCTGAGGGCCTTTTGCGTGGGTGATAGCAACCCGGTCACCGGGTTGCACGCCCTGCTGTTGCAGATAGCCCGCAACCGCCAGCGCCTGTTGCGCCAGGGTACCGTAATCCATCTGCCATTCGCTGCCCCAGAGCAGCGCAGTGGCGCTGGGATGTTTACGGGCCTCGGCAAAGAAACGTAGATACAGCGGTCGTGATTCCGGGAAGGATAACGCGGTCTGATTGGTAAGTTGACGAACCTGTTGCTGGCTGTCCGGCAAGGGCAGCGTTACCGGCTGTCGCCAGTCGGATTGGGTTAACTGCTCCACCAACTGACAGTAGCTGCTGAACATCGCCTCGATCATGCCTGCCGGGAATAACGCTTCCAGCGCATCCCACTCCAACAGCAGACGTCCGCGTGACTCGCTGATTTTTGCGTCCAGCCACACCTGCGGCGTTTGCGTGATGGCATAGATTTGTTGCGGGAAGGCATCCGACAAATCGAGCGATGCGTCTTTATCCAGCCCGATAACACTGGTGAAGACCACCGGCATTGAAGCCATGGCCTGACCTTTCTGGCGCGCAAGTTCGCGCAATACCCAAATGCCGGACACTTCACGTTGTGCCAGGGCCGCCCCCTCCTGCTGTTGCAGGCGTTGTGCCGCAGCAAGGAAATCACCTTCGGCACTGCTTTGATAACCCAGCAGCAGAATTGAGGCGAAATCACCGACCACATGATTGATCTGTGGATGGCGCGGCTGACGATCAAACATTGTCAGGTTAATCGCCAGCGCGGCCTGATTACTCCAGCGCGCCAGCACCTCGCCATAGGCCGCAGCCAGCACCACGCTCGGCGTGATGCCGTAACGTTTCGCCACCGCTTTTAACTGCTGCCACCGAGTGGCCGATAACTCGTGGCTCCAGCGACGAAAACGTGGCTGTTGCAGCGTTTCCGGTGCGACCGCCAGCGGCAGGGCTGGGCGTTCCGGCAATGTTGCGAGATGCTGTTGCCACCATGCCTGCGCCTGTTGTTCGCGCTCCGCAGCGGGACGATTTTGCAAAACATAGTCGCGATAGCGGATATGCAGTTCGGGCAGGTTGAGCTGTGGATCGCGATACAGTTGATCCCACTCAGTAAACAACACCATGATGCTGCGGCCATCCAGCATCATACTGTCCAGACTGACGAACAAACGCTGGCGTTGCGCGTAATGAGCAACATGAATGGCGAACAACGGCCACTGGCACGGATCGTAAACCTGATGCGACAGTTTTTCGCGCAAGGTTGCCAGTCCGGCCTGTGCATCTTCACCCAGCCAATGCTGCTGGATTTCCCACGCGGGTAGTTGCTCCGCGACCTGTTGTTGCCCCGCTTCCGTTACGCGAACGCGCAACATGTCGTGACGTAGCATCAACTGGCGCCAGGCCTGTTCCAGCCGCACCACATCCAGACCCTGGCCGTCGAATTCAATGTAGAAGTGCGAGCCCACCGCCCCCAGCGTCATTTCCCCGGCGCGACCTATCCAGAAAGCACGCTGGATATCGCTGAGAGGGAACGGTTGGTAGCGATTGGCATCATCTGCGCTGAGTGGCTGGTCAGGTGCCTGATGCTTATATCGCACATGGGCACAAAATGCCGACAGCGTTGGTGTGGCAAAGAGTTCCGCCAGAGGTGCGCTAAGGTTCTGCTCGCGCATTCTGGCGATTAAACGTGTGGCGATCAGGCTGTCACCACCCAGCACAAAGAAATTGTCCTCGCGCCCCACTGCCGCGACCTGGAGTAACTGCTGCCAGAGAGCGGCGACCTGTTTTTCGATCTCATTTTCTGGAAGCTGAAATTGCCGCTCAGCGTTCTCCAGCTGCTGTTCTGCCTGCTGCTGTAATACACGGCGATCCAGTTTACCGTTAGCCGTCAGCGGCATTTCCGCGAGGAACTGATAATGTTCAGGCACGGCATAGGCTGGCAGTTGCGCGTGTAACCAGTCGCGCAGCGTTGCCTGACTCAAGGCTTGCGACGTCACCAGACTGGCGCACAACTGTCTGGCAGCCGGCGATACGATGCCAACGCTTGCCTGAAGCACCTGGGGATGACTCAGCAACGCGGTTTCAATTTCACCCAGTTCAATACGGTGACCCCGTATTTTAATCTGGTGATCGGTACGCCCAATGTACTCAATGGTGCCTTCAGGCCAGTAACGTACCCGGTCACCACTGCGATACCAGCGTCGACCGGCATAGGAAACAAACTTCTCCGCGCTACGGGCAGGATCCTTCAGATAACCCAGCGCCAGACTGGGTCCGCTGACCCACAGCTCGCCGCCGACCCAAGCCGGGCAATCACGGCCACGGGCATCAACTATACGGCAATGCATGTTTGCCAGCGGCTGTCCGAAAGGCACCGCTGACCATCGGCTATCCCCAGGTTGTAGCACAAACACCGTCGAGTGAATCGCCGCTTCGGTCATGCCCCCCAGCCCGACAAAGGCAGCCTGCCCGGTCAGTGACCACCAGCGCGAGGCCATCTCCGCCGGGATGCGATCGCCGCCCATCATCACCAGGCGCAAGGATGGCAGGGGGTTATCTGCCGCAGCAGTGAGAATCATATCCAGTAACGCCGGAACACAACTGATAACCGTAACTTGCCAGCGCTGTAACAACGCCACCCAGGCATGTGCATCACGGCGCTGGAATTCATCAACCACCACCAAACCGGCCCCACGACTCAGGCTGGCGAAGACATCGTAAGCCGACAGGTCAAAATCCAGTTCAGAGAGCGAGATTGTGCGATCCGTGGGTGTGAACCGGAACAAGCCATCAACGGCATCAATGGTATTGGCAACCGCGGCATGAGAGACGGCGACACCTTTTGGCGTGCCCGTGGAACCGGACGTGAAAATGACGTACATGGCCTGCTGGGCTGAAATGGGCAGGCATGATGGCAAAGGAGCACTGGCTAACGCTTCACTCAGCGCCACCACGGTGACCCCTTCCGGCCAGGACGGTTGGCACTCAGGGCGGTCATCACTCAAAACCCACTGCACATCAGCCGTCTGATAGACCTGCTGGCGGCGTAGTAACGGCACATCTATGCCGCAGGGGACATAGGTTGCACCAACGGCCAGCACGCCCAGCACGGCGATGACTTGCCCAACGCCTTTCCCCATGCTGACAGCAACGTAATCACCCGCTTGCACGCCCTGCTGCTGCAGGTATCCGGCGACACATAACGCCTGATGCGCCAGCTCGCCATAAGTGAGTTGCTGTGCATCTCCCCACATCAGTACAATCGCCTGAGGCTGTTGCAATGCATGGTGGAAAAAGCGCTGATGGAGCGGAATAGCCGGTGGTACAGATGTTTCGGGCTGAGGGAATGGCACCAGTGGAGCAGGCGTGGCAAGCGGTTTCTGCCAGCTGACGGGATCCTCCAGCAACTGAAGCATACGTTGGCTGAACCAGTCAAACATCGCATCGATAACCTGCGGTAAGAACAGGTCAGCGCGGAAATCCCAGTTCAGCAGGATACCGTCCTGATACTCGGTGGCCTGCGCATCCAGCCATACCTGCGGCCCCTGCGAGATAGACCACACCGTGTCGCCAAGTGTTTGTCTGACCTGTGGTTCATACAATTCACCCAGCGCCAGCGCACTGGTGAAAACCACCGGAGCCAGTACCTGTTCCCCATTTTGCTGCCGGGTCAGATCGCGCAGCACTTCAACGCCGCTATACGCCGAGTGCGCCATTGCCTGATGCAATTGTCCCTGAAACGCCCTTGCCTGCGCGATAAAGTCAGGCTGGCTGGCCGGTTCCACCGTCACCAGCACCGAGCTCGAGAAATCACCGACCAAAAGATCGACCTGGGGATGATCTGAGTGACGGGAAAAAACCGGCAGATTGAGTACGAAGGGTGCGGCGCCGCTCCACAAACCGATAGCCTCAGAAAACAATGTTGCCAACACCGCCGGAACTGTCAGTCCGGCCTGTTGGCTTAGCTGTGTCAACTTCCGACTTTGAGCTTCATTCAGCCAGACGTGTTTGCGTTCTGTACGGGGGACATCGCTCGACGTGCGTAACGGCAAAGCGGGTGGACCAGCCAAATCAGCTAAACGATGTTGCCACCAAAGGCGATCTTGCTGCCACTGCGATTGCTGGTTTTCACGTTTTTGCTGGAGATAGTTCGCGTAGCTGAAACTTAGCTCAGGAAGGGAGGCAAAAGGTTGGGCATAGAGTGAGGCAAGTTCGCGCAGCAAGATACGCAAACTGGCGGCGTCACCCGCGATCATATCTAGATCCAGATGCAGTCGGCTGCGCTGTCCGGGCAGCAGCGACAGCGCCAGCATAATCGTCTGGCCCTGTTCGATATCCAGCTGCTGGTGAGTGTAGCGCTGACGGTATTTTTCCAGCTCTACCGTCACTTCCGTGTCGGAGAGGTGGGTCAAATCATTCACCTGCAACGAGCGATTTTCAGTGGCAGCGATGTGCTGCAATCCATCGCTATTGATCCGCAGGCGTAGCATCGAATGCCGGGAGATAAGCTGCTGAAACGCCTTATTAAGACGCTCAAGATCTAACGCCGCCCCATCCAACTCAGCATAAAAATGGGCAGTGACACCACCAAGTTGCTGTTGCTCCTGTCGACCGATCCAAAAGGCATGCTGCATTTCTGCCAGTTCAAAGGGAGTTTCGCCTACATTGTGGTGAATGGCTGAGGACACGGTTACGCCACTGGCTGACTGCACAATTGCAATCCACTCCGCCAGCG
The sequence above is a segment of the Pantoea sp. At-9b genome. Coding sequences within it:
- a CDS encoding non-ribosomal peptide synthetase translates to MSSPETLLKTLLTRLLGVPAEQLCDDSDLIYHGLDSMRTMRAASELRRAGIAVRFTELIGKRTLAEWIAIVQSASGVTVSSAIHHNVGETPFELAEMQHAFWIGRQEQQQLGGVTAHFYAELDGAALDLERLNKAFQQLISRHSMLRLRINSDGLQHIAATENRSLQVNDLTHLSDTEVTVELEKYRQRYTHQQLDIEQGQTIMLALSLLPGQRSRLHLDLDMIAGDAASLRILLRELASLYAQPFASLPELSFSYANYLQQKRENQQSQWQQDRLWWQHRLADLAGPPALPLRTSSDVPRTERKHVWLNEAQSRKLTQLSQQAGLTVPAVLATLFSEAIGLWSGAAPFVLNLPVFSRHSDHPQVDLLVGDFSSSVLVTVEPASQPDFIAQARAFQGQLHQAMAHSAYSGVEVLRDLTRQQNGEQVLAPVVFTSALALGELYEPQVRQTLGDTVWSISQGPQVWLDAQATEYQDGILLNWDFRADLFLPQVIDAMFDWFSQRMLQLLEDPVSWQKPLATPAPLVPFPQPETSVPPAIPLHQRFFHHALQQPQAIVLMWGDAQQLTYGELAHQALCVAGYLQQQGVQAGDYVAVSMGKGVGQVIAVLGVLAVGATYVPCGIDVPLLRRQQVYQTADVQWVLSDDRPECQPSWPEGVTVVALSEALASAPLPSCLPISAQQAMYVIFTSGSTGTPKGVAVSHAAVANTIDAVDGLFRFTPTDRTISLSELDFDLSAYDVFASLSRGAGLVVVDEFQRRDAHAWVALLQRWQVTVISCVPALLDMILTAAADNPLPSLRLVMMGGDRIPAEMASRWWSLTGQAAFVGLGGMTEAAIHSTVFVLQPGDSRWSAVPFGQPLANMHCRIVDARGRDCPAWVGGELWVSGPSLALGYLKDPARSAEKFVSYAGRRWYRSGDRVRYWPEGTIEYIGRTDHQIKIRGHRIELGEIETALLSHPQVLQASVGIVSPAARQLCASLVTSQALSQATLRDWLHAQLPAYAVPEHYQFLAEMPLTANGKLDRRVLQQQAEQQLENAERQFQLPENEIEKQVAALWQQLLQVAAVGREDNFFVLGGDSLIATRLIARMREQNLSAPLAELFATPTLSAFCAHVRYKHQAPDQPLSADDANRYQPFPLSDIQRAFWIGRAGEMTLGAVGSHFYIEFDGQGLDVVRLEQAWRQLMLRHDMLRVRVTEAGQQQVAEQLPAWEIQQHWLGEDAQAGLATLREKLSHQVYDPCQWPLFAIHVAHYAQRQRLFVSLDSMMLDGRSIMVLFTEWDQLYRDPQLNLPELHIRYRDYVLQNRPAAEREQQAQAWWQQHLATLPERPALPLAVAPETLQQPRFRRWSHELSATRWQQLKAVAKRYGITPSVVLAAAYGEVLARWSNQAALAINLTMFDRQPRHPQINHVVGDFASILLLGYQSSAEGDFLAAAQRLQQQEGAALAQREVSGIWVLRELARQKGQAMASMPVVFTSVIGLDKDASLDLSDAFPQQIYAITQTPQVWLDAKISESRGRLLLEWDALEALFPAGMIEAMFSSYCQLVEQLTQSDWRQPVTLPLPDSQQQVRQLTNQTALSFPESRPLYLRFFAEARKHPSATALLWGSEWQMDYGTLAQQALAVAGYLQQQGVQPGDRVAITHAKGPQQIVAVLGVLAAGGCYVPSGISLPEARRAVVYRDAGVKLVLCDENSLQQLSWPQGVAVTSLSEALQATPLAAPCIQPAEAAKYIIFTSGSTGTPKGVVVSHGAVANTVDAVAALFSISDNDRSITLSALDFDLSAYDIFTFLGRGASLVVVDEAERRDAAAWVALINHWQVSVISAVPALIEMITVAAQTHGLTQVLRLVMVGGDRVVRQLPQDLWQLSPQTRFVSLGGMTEAAIHSTCYEIQPDDPWWASAPYGVPLANMQCRVVDQQGRDCPDWVKGELWVSGAGVATGYYGDEKRSAEKFVAWQQRRWYRTGDVASYRPDGVLEFFGRADNQVKIRGHRIELGEVEGALSRLPQVDSAVAVVLTGTTRQLAAALVASRPLDLVAVKQAAQASLPDYEVPEHLMQISQIPLTANGKVDREAITRLIAEQLELAAHAGEKLPISGEAETVLAQLWCELLAVPHVAASDNFFSLGGDSLVATRLMSRLQQAGFRGALASLFSTPELRAFAASLKREATAQQQLLVHDATCRYQPFPLTDVQQAYWLGRQEAFTLGDIAAQCYNEYELPGMDVARMEQAWHQLVLRHDMLRCRITTDGQQQIMQEVPFYHFRQHHLGAAALVGLRQQMARQKLAPESGRLYDVQVIHYGDNQVRLAVLLDNLIVDGLSMLTLFTELFHYYQHPDEPLPPLSVGFRDYQCLRQQQGPSSASLQYWQQRLSSLPPAPALPTQVEPGTLTQPVFRRLQAKLASAQWQKILQRTRQVQITPSVLLLTCFSEVLSRWSGQRSLVVNMTLFDRKPLHPDINRVIGDFTSLILAEYHANADESWLSHAQRMQAQIWRDLDHQDVSAVSVMRQLAQHHGGETRAVPVVFTSMLGVADALAKSAPWPDFTLSQTPQVWLDHQVIDLEDGLLLSWDYLEELFPAQMVEQMFASYCQSLQLLADDDWQLPPLRQLPLAQQRVREQINATEAPQQGPVLLHQGFFDQARRYPQRIAVWDGQHGGISYGELRERVLAVAAGLQQQGIKEGDCVAISLPRGIDQMVAVLGVLAAGAAYLPVNGKHPPARQALLCRKAQVKLAIGRAEGATSLPLQQLLSCTPLLEPVLPDAASLAYIIFTSGSTGEPKGVEVEHRSASNTVDDICQRYGIRSQDVFLGVAALDFDLSVFDIFGALSQGAKLVLSAEEEHRDAEGWLALMQQHQVSVWNSVPTLMEMVIEIAQLRGNELPALRLALLSGDWVSPDIAARLERIAPLCQTIALGGATEAAIWSNAWAVPARPPRDWTSVPYGLPLRNQQFRVVDELGCDLPDWVAGELWIGGMGVARGYCGDQALTQASFRGVYPQRWYRTGDIGRYRPDGILEFLGRRDGQVKLRGHRIELGEIEQQLQRCAGVRRAVVLLKGSGVSASLHAFYEGETTSVEAVQRELRSVLPGWAIPADITALNHWPLTANGKIDRKALAQLTPRATQTALSLDDPHQQALADIWQQVLGAQPGHASESFFSAGGNSLLGTRLVAQICKHFGIRLTLRDFFADATLSGLCASVERHLADKNSMEEGLL